Genomic window (Culex pipiens pallens isolate TS chromosome 3, TS_CPP_V2, whole genome shotgun sequence):
AGCTCGGTAATTCGGTTGTTCTTTGGCAGTATCACCGGGAAGCGCATGTCGAACGGGAGAAACTCGGCTTGCTCCAGCCGTCCTTCCATCCGAATCAGTCCGTTCTCGTCGACCAACGGTGTGAGCTGGTACAGGGGGCTCGACTTCTCCAGCGCGATCCACTGGTTTGTCGGGCGATTCTTGTTTCTCGTGAGCACCTTCATCTCGTCAATGTAGTCTTCCGTTTGTGCCATCCTCATCAGGTACTGCTCCGCTCGTTCGTGCTCGTTCTGTTGCAGTGGAACTCGTACTGACGAACCCGCCGGCGACCCTAAGAGCTTCTCCTGGTTCCTGGTCGCTTGGAGCTTCTCCACCGGAAGTCCTTTCACCTTGCGCTTGAGATTTGACACGAACCGACAAACAGTTGCCATCGTTCTGACTAGGACAGTCCATCTCGAGAACCGGCTGACGTCCACGAGTGACTCCACGACTTGCACGTCGTGCAAGAGCAAATGAATCCGCAGCTCAACGGTTGTGTTCGGAGGTGGAAGCGCTTTCTTCGGCCAGTCCTTCTGATCGTCGTACACGAATCTGGGACAGCGTACCCAGGGACTGCTCGGGCTCAAGTCGAGGTCGGTGCTCCACTTCGTGAGGATGTCTGCGATGTTGATCCGGGTCGACACAAAGTTCCAGTCGTCGATGTTCGTCAGACTGAGGATCTCTCCAATCCGAAACCCGACGTACTGCTTGTACCGGCGCTGATCGGACCGGATCCATGACAGCACAACCGCCGAGTCGATCCAGAAGAACGTTTTGGTGATTGTGAAGTTGTGGTTCTCGTGAATTGTCTGCGACATCCGGGCGGCTAGGCCTGATCCGTTCAACTCCAAGCGCGGAACGGCGGTCAACTGCAGCGGTGCCACCTTCGAGCGACTCATGACGAAGGCGCACTCCACCTCACCGCGTACTATCGCGCGAAAATATCCAACGCAACCGTACGCCTTCTCTCCAGCATCTGCGAAGATGTGCAGCTGGATTTCTTTGATCTCATCCGACCGCGCGTTCCCGAAGTAGCTACGGGGCAGCCTAAACGTCTGAGCATCCAACAATATACTCGTCCAACGCAGCCACATCTTGAACGAAAGTTCGTCAATGAACTCGTCCCATTGGCATCCCGTGCGCCACAGGTCCTGGATCAGCATCTTTCCTCGTATCGTTACTGGTCCAAGAAATCCGGCCGGATCGAACTGCGACATCACTATGCTGAGCACGATTCGCTTCGTTGGACGCGTTTCCCCGCTCAGGACCTTCGCGTACTCCGACTTCGTCATCGTTGTGAAGCTGAAAACGTCTTCAGCAGGATCCCAGACGATTCCCAGCACGCGTTCGTACTCCGGTCCCTTGTCCCGGTTGAAATCGACCGTGAGGTCGACGCTTTTCTCTCCCAACGCATTCAGGACCGTGGCGGAGTTGGACACCCAGTTCCTGATGTTGAATCCACCCCGCGAGTGTACCTCCTTCACCTCCTTGGCTCGCTGAACTGCCTGTTCCACGGTGTCTACGCTGTCGTAGTAGTCGTCCACGTAGTGACGCTTTATGATCGCTGCTGCGGCTTCCGGATACTTCTCTGCGAACTGATCTGCGTTCAAGTTCTTGACGAACTGCGCCGAGCACGGCGACGACGTCGCGCCGAAAGTGGCCACGTCCATAACGTAGATTTGCGGCTTCTCGGTTGCACTCGTCCGGAACAAGAAGCGCTGCGCCTGCTTGTCCTCCGACCTGATCCGTATCTGGTGGTACATCTCCTGGATGTCGCCTCCAATGGCGATCGGCCGCTCTCGGAAGTGATTGATCACGCGGAGCAACGGAACCAGCATGTCCGGACCCTTCAGCAGCTCTGTGTTCAGGGATGTGCCGTTGACCGACGCCGCAGCGTCCCAGACCAAGCGCACTTTCTTCTTGCGAGGATTCACCACAACGTTTAACGGTAGATACCACGCGGCCTCGTTTGGCGTCTCCGACAGTTCTGCATCGGTGATCTTGTGCGCGTACCCTTTGGTTTGATAGTCCTCGATCTGCTGGCAAACGTTTTCCCTCAGCTCCGGATTCTTCTCCAACTTCCTGTCGAGCGCTTTCATTCGCCGAACGGCCATCGGGTAGCTGTCAGGAAATTTTCTTTCGTCCTCACGCCACAGCAAGCCGGTCTCGAAGCGTTCGCCTACTCGCTTCGTCGTCGCTAGCAGGATCTCTCGCGCTCGCGTCTCTTCCACTGGTTCGGGAATCGGAAACGCAGACGGCGCCAGGTCATCGAGCATGTACTGCTCCTTCAGCATGTCGTGTAGCTGCTGGTTGGTCACTGGCGCGACCGAGTGTAGATTCAGGAAGGCGTGCGTGCTCGCTCTTCGCTTCTCCGCACCGTACACCGTCCACCCGACCTTTGATCGTACGGCTATCGGCTCGCAGGACTTGCCGATCCTCGACTCCAACGGCGCGAAAAGGTGAAGGTTGTCCAGACCGATCAATATCGTTGGAACACCTGACGGGAGATCTTGCAGCGGCACACCGGACAAGTGCGAATACTTCTTAACTACCTCTCCGTAGTTCACGTTCTGCTCCGGAAGTAGCAACTTCCCCACGGTTCGCGTGTTCATCAGTGGAAACTTCTCCGTCGAGCCCCTGGCCGACAGCATCAAGTCCACCTTGCGCGAGCCGTCCTCAATCCGGTTGATATTTCCGGTCCAGGTGACGATCAGCGGCTCCGAAACACCTTCCGCCTTTAACTGCTTGGCCACCGCGTCGTCCATCAGCGTCGCCGACGATCCTTCGTCCAGAAAAGCTACCGTGTCGAGCTGCCTTTTCCCTGCGTACAATGTCACGGGCATCATGCGGAAGATCACTGAGCGACCCGTGCTCTCCGCCTTTTGCAGCTGCACCGACTCTTCCGCGCGGTGCAAGAGCGGATGATGGTTCCCAACACAGTTTGGGACCGTGCACTTGACCCTCGAGTTGCACGGACTGGATCCATGCTTGTTCAGGCACCGGTTGCACAGATTCAGCTTGCCAACTTCTCTCAAACGTTGCGCTACGTTCATCCGCTTGAACTGCTCACAGGAACGCATAAAGTGATCCGTCCGCTTGCAGATCCAGCATGGTTTGCTGGGCTTTTCTGCGCGCGCTGCTTCGACCCTCTTCTGCTCCGATTCGTGGACGTGTACGAACTCTTTGTTGTGCGCCCTTCCGCTTCCCATCTTGCTCTGGTCGCTTAAGTTCAGCGACGAGAACTCCGCCACCTCTGCAGCATCGTTCACGATCTCCTTCATGAAATTGGTGAACCTGCGAAGCGGACTTTCCTTCCTGCCCCGCTTAAACCTGACCCAGTCCATCTGGTAGCTCGGTGGCAGCTTCTCAACCAGTTCCTGCACGATCATCGGATTGTTCAGGTGGTCGTGCAGATTTGCCGCCTCGAGGTGGTCGCACAGCTGCTTAACCACCATCCCAAAGCTTATGAAAGTCCCCAGACGATCAGCTCGCGGCGCCGGCGCCTGCTTCACCTTCACCAACAGCGCTTTCAGCAGCTTCTCAGGTCTCCCGAACATGTCCCGGAGATCCTGGATTATGTCCGGCACTGCACTCGGGAAAACCAGACTGCCCCTCACGTTCTCCAATGCTTCGCCTTCTAGTGCTTCCACCAGTCGCGAGAGATTTTCGAGGTTGGAGAAGCCACACGCAGCCGTAGTTTGTTCAAAACAGCTTATGAACAGCGGCCAGACTTCGGGTTCGCCCCTGAACTTCGGCAGAGCATGCCCCAACACCTTCCGAGCAGCCATTTGCTCTCGCGTGATACGCGCGGCGCTGTAAACCGACCCGCCATTCTTCTTCGAGGTAGGCTTAACGCTTCCTTTTCCGGAAACGCTCTTTTCCCCATCCGACTCACTATCGTGACTGTCGCTGCTACTCTCTGGGGTGACTTCCGGCTTCGGTTTCGGCGTATTTCCACTTCCAGGCTTCTCGCCGCTCTTCAGCCAGTCAGTCACCTTCTTCTTCGAGGATTCTTCGGCCTTCAGCGCGTTAACCTTGGCCTTGCTGGCTTCAATCTGCTTCTTCACCGTCGCCTTCTTCTTCAAAAACTCCTTCTCCGCAGCCAACTGACGCTCCAGCAGCTTCTGGTCGTGCGCCAGCTGCTTCTTCTCGATCTCGCGCTGAGTCTTCATCTCCAGCGCCTGCATCTCCGCCTCCTCCTTCATTCTCTGCTCGCTCCAGGCCAGCTTTTCCGCCAGACGCTTCTTGCGCAGCTCCATCTGCTTCGCGAAAGCCTCCCGCTCGACCCGCTGTTCCTCAGCCAACTCCTCTTCAGTTGGGACTGCACTGGAACCCGCGCCTGGGACGGTTCCCGAGTCGCTGTTGGCGCCGGACTTCTTCGTCACCTTACCCGGAACTTTCAGCAGAATGTCGGAATCAGCACACTTCGGACAGATCCATTCTTCTTCCGACTCTTCATCCACACTCGCGCACTTCGTGTGAGCCCACGCGCCACACTTCGAGCACTCCTCCCAACCATGGTCGTGCTTGTCCGCCTTTCTGCAGAACATGCACTTAATCTCCTTCAATCGAGCAACCATTTCCAAAACCGATCAAATCCGAtcaatcaattttgattttgttcggACGGTGGCAAATAAAAACCAGATTTTGTATCAGCTAATGCAGATCAAAATTGattggtttgtttttgtacCGTGCTGTACCTTTTGTACCCAAATGGTTTCGTACTCCTTGTCAACGCTTTGCCCCAACAGCAGAAGACTGCACCTCCTTGCTGAGAGATTGCAATCTGTTTTGCCTGTCGCAATCTGTAATCTACCGTCGTTAGACCTGTTCGTTCTGTCCTGTCTGCACTGTCCTGACCGTTCTGTCCCGTCCTGTTCTGGCTGGCCAATCCGTACTGACGTCCGTACCGCAGCTTGTGATCGTCCAACCAAACCGTAACTAAACGCCTGAACTACGCGCACGACAATTTAACTCACCAAAGACACTCTTTTTGGTAAAAGTGAACCGAACTCGATCTTTCAACGCGTTTTCTCTTGTCCTCGTCCCTACTTTTACTCGTGTTTACTTCCTCCTCTCTTGTTTCTACTTTACtataatttgtttatgtttatatttgtgttgtgttgtgtagcGCTGCGTGTGTCGTGACCCTGCCGTGTCTTCGCGACCTATGTCGACTTGGTGGCAGTGTTGTCGGAACACCAACCAAATCGGATTTTAACGACCTCGgtcccaactgcgttacgtaataaaagaacgcttccctagaagctattgtgttttatatgtttataggtcctctaaaaaaactgtcaacctgtcaaagcctGTTGCGCAACAGGCTGATGTACACGCTTACGACAAACCACTTAATTTTGTAcggcgcaacagattttttaGCGCAACAGAAGAGATGCGCGCTTCGGGTTAGTGGTGCGCGGATAATACcactaatgcaaaaaaaaatccttacccTACCCAATTTTGATTACTTGAAACTCCGACAAACGCCCGGATGACCAGTCTAACACCTAAGTTAACTTACAGGTCGTTGAGTTTAATTCTTAGTTGTCAAAGTGGTtatagtaaacaaaaacaacatcgAGTGCGTTCCGTGCGAATAAAATTGCGACGTTTTGTAGCTTTTGGCACAGAAATTTAACGAAGATCCTGCAGGACACGGTAGATTTTGAGTGCGGACGGTGATTTGGACACCGTTAGGCAAATAATTTCTAATCCAATGCCGATCAACTCGGAACTGGCAGAAAAGGGCGCTGCAAAATGGACAAGACCGGTATTGTTAGGTAAGATTCTTTTTTGATTTGCTGTGTCTGTTATAAAAACTATCATCTACTAGATAGCGACGACATTGGATTAGTGTGTGCGAAGGTGACTAAGATATAGTACCAACTTGCTGAATGCGCCCGGTGGCAACACGAAGTCGCTGCATCTAGGCGGTAAGACGGCTAAAGGGAAGGTCTTCCTTCCAGCAACTAACCGTTCTCAAATTCAACACAGCTGACAACATGATCTAACCACCGACAAGAGGGGCTACTCGGTTTGCCGTTGCTGGTGCTGAAACCCTCCCTGAAGAACCCAAGAGCTCGAGTCTAGAGGTGGACTTCTCCGAAGACGTCAAATTCCTGCAGCAGAACGCGATGGAGGCTTCGTAAGCTTCCAGCATAATCAGTGATTACTAAAATTGTCTCGCTTGATTCCTGGGAATGAGGGGGCGTGATGACAACTACATGCTTTCACGGTGCCAACGAGCGCTTCCATGACAAAGTTGACCTGAGTGTTCAGCAGGTGGGACGAATTATTCATCGCATCGATTTTATTTGTGGATCTAATATTGTGTTTCGTTGCAGCTCCCGGTTCGCAGCTGCTTTGTCCAGCGCAAGGGTTGCAAAATCGAGAATCGAAGACGTGCTGCTATCAATGACAAGCTGCATCAGGTCATTCGTGTCCGCTTTCTTCACTTGTGTACATTTGATCGAACCCGGGCGTGAGATGAAAATACTGGCCGTAATTTGGCGCGAGGATCTGCAGCAGTTAGATGTGACTTCCGTGTTCGATTCTCAGACGTTTGGTGTGCCGTTTGTAATATCtcgattacattttttgcataactgtaaGTCGctgcattttcaaattcctaagccaATTCCGCAGAGCTAAATTCACAATTTATATGTTTATACAGccaactttttttgaatttaatttagtgtttttattaCTCCGTTGAATTCAAAATCTGATTATATTTTCAAGCTTTTAGTCCACTGTAGTTtgaaatcatttacttttgtcaTTTCCATTCAATAATAAGCACTGTTTGAAGTCAGCTGCTAATATTGATTAGAAAAGATAGCAAAACAATGACCTTTCAAACAACATATGGCCAtaaaagaatttgaaatttacatcggatttaaaattcaacggagtaaaaaaatttttgtgcttcggtaaatttacattattttcatcggaaatttacacgTTTTTGAAGACTTGATTGCTCGGCACGTTTACGTCGGAAGGCATGTAAATTTCAGATGAAGTTAATGTAAATtagcatcattaatgacgtgcacttttggtacatcataaatgatgtaaatttaccgaattatttttttctgtgtatcgtTCGAAATATCAGAGAATCTCTCATGATTGATTTGCTTCTATTCAGTTAAAATGCAGAATTTCTTAAATCTACTTAAATTGAAGTGTTTCTGTATTTTTCAGTATGGTTATcctttgtggtttggttgagcttattattttttgtttgaagttAACAAGGTTGCGATCGATGTGAAATCAATTGCCAAAACGTGTTGTTGCATCAAACGCGATAATCACCAGCCATTTCAAACACTTTCATTATGTGCAAATTTTCCATCCTTAAAATTGCGGTAAACCACACACGTAACACATCATAAACGAAGCACCTTTTCAATAAGccaataaattgattttttaaactctgCTGTTGGCCAACCATTATCAGCGTCATCATCGCCAAGATAAACCAACCACCCAAACCACACTCACTAATTTAATATTAgcgcaaacattaaaaaacaaatcGCCCTCTCGTTGGGTCgcccaaatttcccataaactTCCAATGTTTATCCcttttcgaaggttttttttgcttctcctCAAATTTTGCTCGCAGCCAAACAACTTAAATCAATTTGCTGTTGATCGAAAAATGCCCATCGACCACGTTGCTGTTGTGTTGTTGTCTCGAGAATATTATTTGCTCAAGCCATTATCTTGAGGGACCCCCAACCAACCGTCGAGACTAAATCCATAATCTGCCCGTCTCGTGGTGGTGGCTGCCAAGGTTGCATACATTAATCCCCACAGGGATCCGACATCCACGCGTCGTCGTGGTCCAGCTGCCCACTGCTGGAAGGAAGCCAACATGGgcgaatattgaaaatttaattcaatttaaattttggcatttttacCCTTTGAAGCCCGCGGACCACGCGAGCGCGCGGTTTCCAGAGCAAATAATGCACATCCCACAAGGGACACAGACAGAAGATTTCGTCTGGAGATGATGAAGAGCTGATGCGAGGCTTAGTGGCTGTGCCACTTTACTTGATCGCCAGGAataagacgacgacgacgacgatggcgggATGTTTGCATAGAACTGCAGCCAGCAGGATGTGGGAAATGATAAATTGGATTTTGGGAGGGGAATCGATCCCCCTATTGACGGAGCACTGAATTTACTGTAGGTATTCTCTTGCTTAGTTCATTTACAAGGAAAATTGAGCTCCACattaaaatactttattttaaacaattgaacaaATATGTGCACTAAAATTAATCAGCATGTGTTTTGAATGATCTGAaggaatgtttttttctaaaaaaaaacctcaacattttttataattttcttatgaGCAAAATTGCGTTATTGGTATCTACTTTAAAGCTTTCAAACAAACTTGGCAACTATTTATACAAAAGTGCTATGACAGAGTTAAAAAATCCGTATCTTGAAAAGGGATTCTCTGATCGTTTCAATATCTTTTGCGAAAATGTAAATTATGGTTAGATCTTTTCAGACAAataacacagtccaacaagattttgtctcagagacgagtatatgtgttcctagtagaattttgcctgctgaattcgaatccgggtccagaattgctccaaatggtcccaattttgagattcacccgtttgaaatgttagtttaggccaaaattaactactttgttgattattttacaaaagaactattgaataaacaactaaaccaatacatgtatcttaaagttcacattttcctctttctgaaacacctctggtttttaaaatttgattgtttctacgcatatttatagccattttaaaattatattttcagttggttctcattcaagtttttccaacttgcatgcaagtcaaattctaattttaaaatagctataaatatgcgtagaaacagtcaaattttaaaaaccaggggtgtttcagaaaggggaaatcgtgaactttaagatacatgtattggtttatttgtttattcaatagttcttttgtaaaatagtcgacaaagtagctaattttggcctaaactaacatttcaaacgggtgtacctcaaaattgggaccatttagagcaattctggacccggattcggattcagcaggcaaaaatctactaggaacacatattctcgtctaagagacaagaaacatttgattttttgttgaactgtgtaatGAGTGCAAGgaaaaatcccattttttttatttaactttttatcacttaaaaaaacaatattgacaatCTTTAGTCTCttcgatttattttaaatttttgataagatTTTGTGGACTAAAAGTGCccatagtgattttttttttaacttaggccgttgcaaatatttttaaaagtttatgtcgctccaCTTCCCGCCCCCTCCTCTCCACTTCAAAACtggttcgaaaaatcgaaatattttttcaaaaacttttaatagaaaTAGAAGTGTtgctcaattaaaaatattttgaa
Coding sequences:
- the LOC120415798 gene encoding uncharacterized protein LOC120415798, with the protein product MVARLKEIKCMFCRKADKHDHGWEECSKCGAWAHTKCASVDEESEEEWICPKCADSDILLKVPGKVTKKSGANSDSGTVPGAGSSAVPTEEELAEEQRVEREAFAKQMELRKKRLAEKLAWSEQRMKEEAEMQALEMKTQREIEKKQLAHDQKLLERQLAAEKEFLKKKATVKKQIEASKAKVNALKAEESSKKKVTDWLKSGEKPGSGNTPKPKPEVTPESSSDSHDSESDGEKSVSGKGSVKPTSKKNGGSVYSAARITREQMAARKVLGHALPKFRGEPEVWPLFISCFEQTTAACGFSNLENLSRLVEALEGEALENVRGSLVFPSAVPDIIQDLRDMFGRPEKLLKALLVKVKQAPAPRADRLGTFISFGMVVKQLCDHLEAANLHDHLNNPMIVQELVEKLPPSYQMDWVRFKRGRKESPLRRFTNFMKEIVNDAAEVAEFSSLNLSDQSKMGSGRAHNKEFVHVHESEQKRVEAARAEKPSKPCWICKRTDHFMRSCEQFKRMNVAQRLREVGKLNLCNRCLNKHGSSPCNSRVKCTVPNCVGNHHPLLHRAEESVQLQKAESTGRSVIFRMMPVTLYAGKRQLDTVAFLDEGSSATLMDDAVAKQLKAEGVSEPLIVTWTGNINRIEDGSRKVDLMLSARGSTEKFPLMNTRTVGKLLLPEQNVNYGEVVKKYSHLSGVPLQDLPSGVPTILIGLDNLHLFAPLESRIGKSCEPIAVRSKVGWTVYGAEKRRASTHAFLNLHSVAPVTNQQLHDMLKEQYMLDDLAPSAFPIPEPVEETRAREILLATTKRVGERFETGLLWREDERKFPDSYPMAVRRMKALDRKLEKNPELRENVCQQIEDYQTKGYAHKITDAELSETPNEAAWYLPLNVVVNPRKKKVRLVWDAAASVNGTSLNTELLKGPDMLVPLLRVINHFRERPIAIGGDIQEMYHQIRIRSEDKQAQRFLFRTSATEKPQIYVMDVATFGATSSPCSAQFVKNLNADQFAEKYPEAAAAIIKRHYVDDYYDSVDTVEQAVQRAKEVKEVHSRGGFNIRNWVSNSATVLNALGEKSVDLTVDFNRDKGPEYERVLGIVWDPAEDVFSFTTMTKSEYAKVLSGETRPTKRIVLSIVMSQFDPAGFLGPVTIRGKMLIQDLWRTGCQWDEFIDELSFKMWLRWTSILLDAQTFRLPRSYFGNARSDEIKEIQLHIFADAGEKAYGCVGYFRAIVRGEVECAFVMSRSKVAPLQLTAVPRLELNGSGLAARMSQTIHENHNFTITKTFFWIDSAVVLSWIRSDQRRYKQYVGFRIGEILSLTNIDDWNFVSTRINIADILTKWSTDLDLSPSSPWVRCPRFVYDDQKDWPKKALPPPNTTVELRIHLLLHDVQVVESLVDVSRFSRWTVLVRTMATVCRFVSNLKRKVKGLPVEKLQATRNQEKLLGSPAGSSVRVPLQQNEHERAEQYLMRMAQTEDYIDEMKVLTRNKNRPTNQWIALEKSSPLYQLTPLVDENGLIRMEGRLEQAEFLPFDMRFPVILPKNNRITELIVQDYHERCGHGYRQSVKNKLRQLYYIPKVDAVVRRIESACVWCEAHRKRPTIPRMASLPVQRLKPYLRPFSYVGVDYLGPFDVSVGRRSEKRWIALFTCMATRAVHLEVAHGLTTQSCLMAIHRFIGRRGWPIEFLSDNGTNFQGASKELTKDVRDISEHCADQLTNARTKWSFNPPLAPHMGGVWERLVRSVKEALTALDDGRRLTDEILQTAIVDAEDMINSRPLTYVSQQSDEAEAITPNHFLRGASPNQPGGALPSPNPAVALRDTYQRSQQLASVMWERWINEYLPTLNRRTKWFGETRPLESGDLVYIVEGNNRKSWIRGIVEEPIVGKDGRVRQAWVRTNSGRYKRAVAKLAVLEVREGNPQPEADSRTGLRAGECSDNTATKST